In Mesotoga infera, the sequence GTACATATGATAAGAAAGTCTGCACCCGCCCTCTTCAGATCAATGGCTGCGGCAGTCAAGACTCTCTCTATACCTTTCCAGTCATCACTCTTCATCATCTCCGAAACGGGGCCGAAATCAACCGAAGCCATAGTACATTCTGCGGAATGCAGTCCCCCAAGCCTGCTCTTGACCATTTCATTGAGCAATCTGTAGTACTCCAATGATGATTCCCAGCTCATTCCACCCAAAAGGCCAATACGCTTCATGTCTCTGCCCCAAAAACGTCGTCCAGCCAATCAAGAAGCACTGAATTGGACAGAGGAAGATTAGTAACCTGACAATGGGAATCTGCGCCTTCCTGCTTCTTGAAGATTCGCATCGTTGACTTTCCCGAGACGTTATCTGAGGCTTCCCTTGCCTGTATGAGCGCCTCTTCTCCTTCTCCCTCTCCCACCATGGCAAGGAATGGAACCTGAATACTCTTTATAGCGTTGCCTACGACGAAATCCCTCATTCTTTCGAAAGCCCTGAACATGGAGTCCTCGCCGTATCTGAGCATTATGTTGACAAGCTGGAGTTTCTGAGCCTT encodes:
- a CDS encoding amino acid racemase; the protein is MKRIGLLGGMSWESSLEYYRLLNEMVKSRLGGLHSAECTMASVDFGPVSEMMKSDDWKGIERVLTAAAIDLKRAGADFLIICTNTMHLLAREIEGASGLEVLEIGKAVGEEIERKGLETVGLLGTRFTMERAYYKDTL